A section of the Candidatus Babeliales bacterium genome encodes:
- a CDS encoding phospholipase D-like domain-containing protein, translated as MNWVRQQTRLRHSAKCGGRKGIMYKKSTVLYLFFFFACVMQAHMLQSHKSVAPFGKTHFIVGMKPADYVQKSQQSGAAAEKQHVAHAAHTTEVFFSPDDDVQAVLLDLINKEQKSLKIAIFIFTDDALARAVIAAKHRGVIVELIVDPSKMKERYSKIGLLQKEGVSIFEYNPDHNKDKRSNIMHHKFIIFGSSGSQSSFVWTGSFNFTQSAGKRNQENAIILHDPEVIKKFSLQYELLKTRSVFCGKN; from the coding sequence ATGAATTGGGTGCGGCAGCAAACAAGGTTACGCCATAGCGCGAAGTGCGGTGGCAGAAAGGGCATTATGTATAAAAAAAGCACTGTTTTGTATCTCTTTTTTTTCTTTGCTTGTGTTATGCAGGCGCATATGTTGCAATCGCATAAATCAGTGGCGCCATTTGGCAAAACACATTTTATTGTTGGCATGAAACCGGCTGATTATGTGCAGAAGAGTCAACAATCAGGGGCTGCAGCAGAAAAGCAGCATGTTGCTCATGCTGCTCATACAACAGAAGTATTTTTTTCTCCCGATGATGATGTGCAGGCTGTGCTGCTTGATTTGATTAACAAAGAACAAAAAAGTCTGAAGATTGCGATTTTTATTTTTACTGATGATGCGCTTGCTCGTGCAGTTATTGCAGCAAAGCATCGCGGTGTTATCGTTGAATTGATTGTAGATCCATCGAAAATGAAAGAGCGATATAGTAAAATTGGATTATTACAAAAGGAGGGGGTATCCATCTTTGAATACAATCCAGATCATAACAAAGATAAGCGATCAAATATTATGCATCACAAATTTATTATTTTTGGTTCTTCTGGCTCGCAGTCTTCATTTGTTTGGACTGGGTCTTTTAATTTTACGCAATCTGCCGGAAAACGAAATCAGGAAAATGCAATTATTTTACATGATCCAGAAGTAATAAAAAAGTTTTCTCTGCAGTACGAGCTGCTGAAAACGAGATCTGTTTTTTGTGGAAAAAATTAA
- a CDS encoding RluA family pseudouridine synthase yields MNPSELITAGKTVDLQVELVDSQPIRIDTYLANQFARYSRSFFARLVHDAYITKNGKTISKPSTLVQLGDRISITGPDATADSPQELTGPLSDIKIVYTHPEFLIINKPAGVVVHKSSSYNQLPTLTDWLTAHYQEIAQVGSVDRPGIVHRLDKDTSGLMIIARTNYAHGIFTTLFKERAINKTYYALVEGHPNEHGIIDLAITRHPVHRKKMMASIANGTYGTIRTATTQYKVLQYYTDHTLIQAKPITGRTHQIRVHFAAIKHPLLGDTTYGKKSHLIAHHVLHAKELSFSFDGTQHTFSCELPPAFESLLNSL; encoded by the coding sequence GTGAATCCATCAGAGCTCATCACTGCAGGGAAAACGGTAGACCTTCAAGTAGAACTGGTTGACTCCCAACCAATCCGCATTGATACCTATCTTGCCAATCAATTTGCCCGTTATTCACGCAGTTTCTTTGCACGACTAGTACATGATGCATACATAACAAAAAATGGAAAAACCATCTCCAAACCGAGTACCTTGGTACAACTGGGGGATAGAATCAGCATAACGGGCCCTGATGCAACAGCCGACAGTCCACAAGAATTGACTGGCCCATTATCAGATATAAAAATTGTATACACACATCCTGAGTTTTTAATTATCAATAAGCCTGCTGGCGTCGTGGTACACAAATCGTCGTCTTATAACCAACTGCCTACCTTAACAGATTGGCTCACTGCTCATTATCAAGAAATAGCCCAAGTTGGATCAGTTGATCGACCTGGCATTGTACATCGTCTTGATAAAGACACTTCAGGACTCATGATTATCGCACGCACCAACTATGCACATGGAATATTCACAACGCTGTTTAAAGAGCGTGCAATTAATAAAACATACTATGCGTTAGTGGAAGGCCATCCAAACGAGCACGGTATTATTGATCTTGCAATCACACGACACCCGGTGCACAGAAAAAAAATGATGGCATCAATAGCGAATGGGACCTATGGCACTATCCGAACGGCAACTACGCAGTATAAAGTACTGCAATACTATACAGATCATACCCTTATACAAGCAAAACCAATAACGGGACGTACTCATCAAATTCGCGTTCATTTTGCTGCTATTAAACATCCATTATTAGGCGATACAACATACGGAAAAAAATCACATTTAATTGCTCATCATGTTCTTCACGCAAAAGAACTCTCTTTTTCTTTTGATGGAACGCAACATACATTCAGCTGTGAACTTCCTCCGGCGTTTGAATCGCTGCTTAATTCTTTATAA
- a CDS encoding NADAR family protein — protein MRKIKNYFYLPAVIVMTLVSCPVFGMNYIKNLFQKQVMGSFILAAGCHAAPQVPMLKEQMERRPALATTVYWLKIASAINGLRAYASSLRSTVARLNPDSKPISDSSDDARFLRRGKADDAPVTRITKSPAAAVADESPILFYEKYKPFYEFTNLYDIPGGIKIGGSFWPSTEHYFQVQKFYYRPELSDKIRTCRTAKEAFDMAQKQPKEFTRIDWHARLDEPFQGELGTIVEYGKDAVMLRALVEKFTQIPDLKKLLLNTGNRKLVENSGKYDKYWGNGGDGLGKNKLGEILKYVRYVLQNDTIQDLKEQLTDRNY, from the coding sequence ATGAGAAAGATTAAAAATTATTTCTATCTACCAGCTGTCATTGTCATGACGCTCGTCTCTTGCCCCGTATTTGGAATGAACTATATAAAAAATCTATTTCAAAAACAGGTCATGGGCAGCTTTATCCTAGCTGCTGGATGCCATGCTGCACCACAGGTGCCAATGCTCAAAGAACAGATGGAACGCAGGCCGGCATTAGCAACAACTGTTTATTGGCTGAAAATTGCAAGTGCTATAAACGGGCTAAGGGCATATGCTTCTTCTCTTCGTTCAACCGTGGCGCGCTTAAACCCTGATTCAAAACCAATATCTGACTCATCCGATGATGCGCGTTTTCTAAGGCGAGGAAAAGCCGATGATGCTCCCGTTACTCGAATAACCAAATCGCCGGCAGCTGCCGTTGCTGATGAAAGCCCAATTTTATTTTATGAGAAATATAAGCCATTTTATGAATTTACTAACTTATATGACATTCCCGGAGGCATAAAAATCGGCGGATCATTCTGGCCTTCGACAGAACATTATTTTCAAGTACAAAAATTTTATTATAGGCCTGAACTATCGGATAAAATACGAACCTGCAGAACCGCAAAAGAAGCTTTTGACATGGCGCAGAAGCAACCTAAAGAGTTCACGCGAATCGATTGGCATGCAAGATTAGATGAACCTTTTCAAGGCGAACTAGGTACAATTGTAGAATATGGAAAAGACGCGGTCATGCTACGAGCGCTTGTTGAAAAATTCACTCAAATACCAGACCTTAAAAAGCTATTACTCAATACAGGAAATAGAAAGCTCGTTGAAAACTCTGGAAAATATGATAAGTACTGGGGTAATGGCGGAGACGGGCTAGGGAAAAACAAACTGGGCGAAATACTTAAATATGTTCGTTATGTATTACAGAATGATACAATTCAAGACCTAAAAGAACAATTAACTGATCGTAACTATTAA
- a CDS encoding prepilin-type N-terminal cleavage/methylation domain-containing protein, whose amino-acid sequence MKRMFKKIHQRGFTLIELMVVIGLTLIMMGIGFKTASFFNEKLVRLELNRFYATCLYAQRFAQATHKQQTLKFNLAHHWYEYNNCRYKLPSQVRFGLVPGVQGPPSAPQQYLTSPASFTDNCITFSVHGIIQPGAIYFTDRDRSVLYALSCSVAQHSYLRRYRYDGKWRLLT is encoded by the coding sequence ATGAAACGAATGTTCAAAAAAATTCATCAGCGCGGCTTTACTCTTATTGAACTTATGGTTGTTATTGGATTAACTCTGATTATGATGGGGATTGGTTTTAAGACCGCCTCATTTTTTAATGAAAAACTTGTGCGTTTAGAATTAAATCGTTTTTATGCGACCTGCTTATATGCACAACGATTTGCGCAAGCTACTCATAAGCAACAAACTTTGAAATTCAACCTTGCACATCATTGGTATGAGTACAATAATTGTAGATATAAGTTGCCATCACAGGTTCGATTTGGTTTGGTACCAGGAGTTCAAGGCCCCCCATCAGCCCCCCAACAATATTTGACTAGTCCCGCTTCCTTTACCGATAATTGTATTACTTTTTCGGTACATGGTATTATACAGCCAGGGGCGATATATTTTACTGATCGTGATCGATCTGTTTTGTATGCATTGAGTTGTTCGGTAGCGCAACATTCTTATTTAAGGCGTTATCGATATGATGGTAAATGGCGGTTATTAACCTAA
- the mgtE gene encoding magnesium transporter: MDIKKIFHEIKEHIEEVVGHLSPLGQSLWKELLKMHPADLAQCLTDLDNDSRKRLFIKLPKTIKLEVFEEFSDVMKVRTLAHMEEVEIVEALNVLTADELTDLFDLFSDDELKKYLGMLHQKARQEVIALLKFHPESAGGIMDIHVLTLMQDFTVEKSIKILQRLRPRREVHQQIYVTDNHHRLVGHILLEDLVMQQPQKRMSEFMREDEFIAQADEDREDIARRMVHYGLMSIPVVGENNHFLGVISSETLVDVIVEEASEDVQKMAALTPMKHSYFETSFWKMLYERTYILVPLLLAESFTRFILNAYETSISLEHRVFLLSFIPMLISTGGNTSNQTSALVIQGMAAGDIHSENKYRFLRKEFLMAFLLATILGFVSFLRVYMVSSGSVLHAVTVSMTLFSTVLVSVMLAGVIPFGLKRLNIDPAFSAGPFLATLMDILGVLILCQLSKVILS; this comes from the coding sequence ATGGATATTAAGAAAATATTTCACGAGATAAAAGAACATATAGAAGAAGTAGTTGGGCATCTATCCCCATTGGGGCAGTCGCTCTGGAAAGAGCTGCTTAAAATGCACCCTGCCGATTTGGCCCAATGCTTAACCGACCTTGATAATGACAGTCGCAAGCGTCTTTTTATAAAACTTCCTAAAACGATTAAGCTTGAGGTTTTTGAAGAGTTTTCAGATGTAATGAAGGTGAGAACCTTAGCGCATATGGAAGAAGTGGAGATTGTTGAGGCTTTGAACGTATTAACGGCGGATGAACTTACTGACTTATTTGATCTATTTTCTGATGATGAACTTAAAAAATATTTAGGCATGCTCCACCAAAAAGCGCGACAAGAAGTGATCGCGCTTTTAAAATTCCATCCAGAATCTGCTGGGGGTATCATGGATATTCATGTGCTTACCTTGATGCAGGATTTTACTGTTGAAAAAAGTATTAAGATTTTGCAGCGATTACGCCCTCGTCGAGAAGTGCATCAACAAATTTACGTAACTGACAATCACCATCGTCTTGTGGGTCATATTTTACTTGAAGACCTTGTAATGCAGCAGCCGCAAAAACGTATGTCTGAATTTATGCGAGAAGATGAATTTATTGCGCAAGCTGATGAAGATCGAGAAGATATTGCTCGTCGCATGGTGCATTACGGCTTGATGTCGATTCCTGTTGTGGGAGAAAACAATCATTTTCTTGGGGTCATTTCTAGCGAAACGTTAGTTGACGTTATTGTGGAAGAGGCGAGTGAGGACGTGCAGAAAATGGCGGCGTTGACACCGATGAAGCACTCCTACTTTGAGACCTCTTTTTGGAAAATGTTATATGAGCGAACCTATATTTTAGTACCATTACTCCTTGCCGAATCATTTACTCGTTTTATTTTAAATGCCTATGAGACATCAATTTCTTTGGAACATCGTGTCTTTTTGCTTTCGTTTATCCCCATGCTTATTAGCACCGGTGGTAATACGAGCAACCAAACTTCAGCGTTAGTAATTCAAGGTATGGCAGCGGGAGACATTCATAGCGAAAATAAATATCGTTTTTTACGCAAAGAATTTTTAATGGCATTTCTGCTGGCAACCATTTTAGGTTTTGTTTCATTTCTGCGGGTATACATGGTTTCATCAGGCAGTGTGTTGCATGCAGTTACGGTAAGTATGACATTATTTAGCACCGTACTAGTTTCAGTGATGCTTGCAGGAGTGATACCGTTTGGACTCAAACGGCTTAATATCGACCCTGCATTTTCAGCAGGACCATTTTTAGCGACATTGATGGATATTTTGGGTGTTTTAATTTTATGTCAGTTGAGTAAGGTGATCTTGTCATAA
- the gspE gene encoding type II secretion system ATPase GspE, with amino-acid sequence MKKSVSDILIESGALQAQHLTECKNSVHTNQTIEQCLLSNGFITAEQLARAYAEYASVPYIAKVTDEMADLTVLAKIPLKFLRDNVVMPIMIEGQLVVVTANPQIFQPLDDITLLLAGSGGAQYAVSTGKEIIDAINKYYPIEGTKQMIEDLEEEDRDLGEVEFEDIGEKDILAMATEAPIIKLVNHILFQAAKRGASDIHIEPFEKELSVRYRIDGVMYSVMMPPKRIQGALSSRIKIMANLNIAEKRIPQDGRIDIRLAGKPIDIRVSVLPVAFGERIVMRLLDKSRTFGHIKDMGLHERDYALLVEKIKRPNGIIYVTGPTGSGKTTTLYSILGELNTPEVNIITVEDPVEYQMAGIGQVHVNDKIGLTFAAALRSILRQDPDIIMIGETRDQETAQIAIQSALTGHLVLSTLHTNSAPASITRLLDMGIEPYLIASSVVLIVAQRLVRTLCNLCKQQYTPSVDVLKSIGLTEQEAKGIVFYQPKGCKECNEMGYRGRLAIYELMDITNGIAHLVMERADTSLVRKQAVTDGMLLLVQDGLRKIKAGLTTIEEVLSVATIEHDVIEA; translated from the coding sequence ATGAAAAAGAGTGTTAGCGATATTTTGATTGAGAGTGGAGCGTTGCAAGCGCAGCATCTTACTGAATGTAAAAATAGTGTCCATACAAATCAGACTATTGAGCAATGTCTATTGAGTAATGGTTTTATTACTGCTGAGCAGCTTGCAAGGGCATATGCAGAATATGCTTCAGTTCCGTATATTGCTAAAGTTACTGATGAGATGGCTGACTTAACGGTACTTGCAAAGATACCGCTTAAATTTTTACGAGATAATGTGGTTATGCCAATTATGATTGAAGGTCAATTGGTAGTGGTTACGGCTAATCCACAAATATTTCAACCGCTTGATGACATCACTCTATTACTTGCGGGAAGTGGCGGTGCGCAATATGCGGTTTCTACGGGCAAAGAAATTATTGATGCGATCAATAAATATTACCCGATTGAAGGCACCAAGCAGATGATTGAAGATCTAGAGGAAGAAGATAGAGATCTTGGCGAAGTTGAATTTGAAGATATTGGTGAAAAAGATATTTTAGCAATGGCGACAGAGGCGCCAATTATTAAATTGGTTAATCATATCCTTTTCCAAGCTGCAAAACGGGGTGCGTCAGATATTCATATCGAACCATTTGAAAAAGAGCTATCGGTGCGGTATCGAATTGATGGGGTCATGTATTCAGTGATGATGCCACCAAAACGAATTCAAGGGGCGTTGTCATCTCGTATTAAAATTATGGCGAATTTAAATATTGCAGAAAAACGTATTCCACAAGACGGTCGCATTGACATTCGGTTAGCAGGCAAACCAATCGACATTCGGGTTTCTGTGTTGCCGGTTGCATTTGGTGAGCGTATTGTAATGCGTTTGCTTGATAAATCACGTACGTTTGGTCATATCAAAGATATGGGATTGCATGAGCGCGATTACGCATTATTGGTAGAAAAAATTAAACGGCCAAACGGCATCATTTATGTTACTGGTCCAACAGGATCGGGTAAAACGACAACATTATATTCGATATTAGGCGAACTGAATACACCAGAAGTGAATATTATTACGGTAGAAGATCCTGTTGAATATCAAATGGCGGGTATTGGGCAGGTGCATGTAAATGACAAAATCGGGCTCACCTTTGCGGCTGCACTGCGATCAATTTTGCGGCAAGATCCAGATATCATTATGATTGGAGAAACGCGAGACCAAGAAACAGCACAAATTGCTATTCAATCAGCGCTCACTGGACATTTAGTGCTGAGTACTCTGCATACTAACAGTGCACCGGCGTCGATAACACGTCTTTTGGATATGGGTATTGAACCCTATCTTATAGCATCTTCAGTAGTGTTAATTGTTGCGCAACGCCTTGTCAGAACATTATGTAATCTGTGCAAGCAACAATATACCCCTTCTGTGGATGTATTGAAAAGTATTGGGCTTACAGAGCAAGAAGCAAAAGGGATTGTATTCTATCAACCCAAGGGATGCAAAGAGTGCAATGAGATGGGATATCGTGGGCGACTAGCAATTTATGAATTAATGGACATAACGAATGGGATTGCGCATTTGGTAATGGAGCGAGCGGATACGTCGTTAGTCAGAAAACAAGCAGTCACGGATGGTATGTTGTTACTTGTTCAAGACGGCCTTAGAAAAATAAAAGCAGGCCTTACTACTATTGAAGAAGTGCTGTCAGTAGCAACTATTGAACATGATGTAATTGAAGCGTAA
- a CDS encoding translocation/assembly module TamB domain-containing protein, whose product MMIKKIGLAIVLGIGVLLYQLQHDAWINQLVTSYVVSLFRTSYQADFSGTLTDFSLVSPCCTFTTVTVHPIDDHKQDAWAWSADHITVSFSWMQFLWHRAVQMHIVIEECVAQSKKQGTEVPIFDHIALFFKSPSGVVPVFVKGVTFKSALLTIVQQDQLQASLRWHSETKNINNVCKTMAYIVDGTLVYAGIDYLDRISGIFGLETSLVNNTWQRNGYLKFVSVSDCIKDKTENCFFSGTWDVDRGICTFKTADQSCMMQIDDIVVTSRGGAATVQADLPVEYLLRALGRSDPITGSVFLKTSGTVHDGQMHTLHGTAELRNCCYNTLKLGKTVAVSFDKTMQISHGTVSLFGDAIKPVCSGTWQWDDTIGAGSCIIHPTFSESLCGWSVDTEKTNIAFQCNGLDDISGLYLLHATHKESDDAMLCTGAITVENDDIQIAGYVNDIAYKIKGDMKKYPYFVEGVCIDGNTIEQMHCTHSNNAEIPTWSGFVNVGFINRAVDYWLGYKTQSQGVVQFTALYDGSLTTQLHFVDAAIRVPQIYNYMNGLDGTITYNVADKAIEITDVHCSFDCGSVLCKRGVLQFDDAYGVAFAHLPVHLRECLLNVNKDLFAMVSAQLLCTKIKNDLPTVFGSLLIDRSQLKENIFSQLLQKDVLQYPSKAFSLSSTDVACALSIETVAPIRVQTPFLETNARVMLLVTNTVRNPHISGLVNLDSGILQFPYKPLHITKGSLLFSPSQPYDPFVTIEAKNKIKKHQVGLYVSGSVSNPHIMLESSPSLSEEQIVALLLVGSQEESLNIVMPALIMSNITNLIFGHKQSEDSLEGSFKRLLKPLGSIHLVPSFTDQTGRGGLRGALEIEVTDRLHALIQKNFSLSEDTRVEVEYLLSDDVSVRGIRDERRDVGGEVEMRWKF is encoded by the coding sequence ATGATGATAAAAAAAATAGGACTTGCGATTGTTTTAGGTATTGGTGTTTTGTTGTATCAGCTACAACATGACGCATGGATAAATCAGTTGGTAACATCATATGTTGTTTCTTTATTTCGTACATCCTATCAAGCAGATTTTTCAGGCACCCTTACTGATTTTTCTCTGGTTTCACCTTGTTGTACATTTACAACAGTGACCGTTCATCCCATAGATGACCACAAGCAAGATGCATGGGCATGGTCTGCAGATCATATAACGGTATCATTTTCTTGGATGCAGTTCTTATGGCACCGGGCGGTACAGATGCACATAGTTATTGAAGAATGCGTTGCGCAATCAAAAAAACAGGGTACGGAGGTTCCTATTTTTGATCATATAGCATTATTTTTCAAATCCCCTTCTGGAGTAGTTCCTGTTTTTGTTAAAGGGGTAACGTTTAAATCAGCACTGTTAACCATTGTGCAACAAGATCAATTGCAAGCATCTTTGCGATGGCATAGCGAAACTAAAAATATAAATAATGTATGCAAAACTATGGCATATATAGTTGATGGTACATTGGTATATGCAGGTATAGATTATCTTGATCGCATTTCAGGAATTTTTGGATTAGAAACTAGTTTAGTCAATAATACATGGCAACGAAATGGGTATCTTAAATTTGTTTCAGTGAGCGATTGCATAAAAGATAAAACTGAAAATTGTTTTTTTTCGGGAACATGGGATGTTGATCGTGGAATATGTACATTTAAAACAGCCGATCAATCGTGCATGATGCAGATTGATGACATTGTAGTCACATCCCGTGGTGGTGCGGCAACGGTGCAAGCAGATTTGCCTGTGGAATATCTTTTACGTGCACTCGGTCGTTCGGATCCTATTACGGGATCAGTTTTTTTGAAAACATCAGGGACAGTGCATGATGGGCAAATGCATACACTGCATGGCACTGCAGAACTGCGTAACTGTTGTTATAATACATTGAAATTGGGAAAAACAGTTGCAGTATCATTTGATAAAACGATGCAGATATCACATGGTACAGTCAGTTTGTTTGGTGATGCAATTAAGCCTGTTTGTTCTGGAACATGGCAGTGGGATGATACAATAGGTGCCGGTAGCTGTATAATACATCCTACATTTTCCGAATCGTTATGTGGTTGGTCTGTCGACACAGAAAAAACAAATATAGCATTTCAATGTAATGGGTTAGATGACATATCAGGTTTATATTTACTGCATGCAACTCATAAAGAATCGGATGATGCGATGCTTTGTACAGGAGCGATTACGGTAGAAAACGATGATATACAGATAGCAGGATACGTTAATGATATTGCATATAAAATTAAAGGAGATATGAAAAAGTATCCTTATTTTGTGGAAGGTGTTTGCATTGATGGTAATACTATCGAGCAAATGCATTGTACGCATTCTAATAATGCAGAAATACCTACATGGTCTGGTTTTGTTAATGTTGGTTTTATTAATCGCGCGGTCGATTATTGGCTTGGCTATAAGACACAATCGCAGGGAGTGGTGCAATTTACTGCATTGTATGACGGTTCTTTAACAACACAATTACATTTTGTTGATGCAGCCATTCGGGTGCCACAAATTTATAATTATATGAATGGGCTTGATGGTACTATTACGTATAACGTTGCAGATAAAGCAATTGAAATTACCGATGTACATTGTTCATTTGATTGTGGGTCGGTATTATGCAAGCGAGGGGTATTGCAGTTTGATGACGCCTATGGCGTTGCCTTTGCACATCTGCCAGTGCATTTGCGAGAATGCTTGCTTAATGTGAATAAAGATCTTTTTGCAATGGTATCGGCACAACTATTATGTACAAAAATAAAAAATGATTTGCCGACTGTTTTTGGATCATTACTTATTGATAGATCACAGCTCAAAGAAAATATTTTTTCTCAGTTGCTGCAAAAAGATGTTTTACAGTACCCAAGCAAAGCATTTAGTTTATCAAGTACTGATGTTGCGTGTGCGCTTTCAATCGAAACCGTTGCACCTATTCGTGTGCAGACACCTTTTTTAGAAACTAATGCGCGTGTTATGTTATTGGTAACCAATACAGTGCGTAATCCGCATATTTCTGGTTTAGTTAATTTAGATTCAGGTATTTTGCAATTTCCTTATAAGCCATTGCATATCACTAAAGGTAGTTTGCTATTTTCTCCCAGTCAGCCATACGATCCGTTTGTCACCATAGAAGCAAAAAATAAAATAAAAAAACATCAAGTTGGCTTGTATGTTTCTGGATCCGTAAGTAATCCACATATTATGCTTGAATCTTCGCCATCATTATCTGAAGAGCAAATTGTTGCATTACTATTGGTGGGCTCGCAAGAAGAGTCATTAAACATTGTGATGCCTGCATTAATTATGAGTAACATTACGAATCTTATTTTTGGGCATAAACAGTCGGAAGATAGCTTAGAAGGCTCATTTAAACGGTTGCTAAAACCCCTTGGTAGTATTCATTTAGTTCCGAGCTTTACTGATCAAACGGGTCGTGGAGGCTTGCGAGGCGCGCTTGAAATTGAAGTGACAGATAGGCTACATGCATTAATTCAGAAAAATTTTAGCTTGTCAGAAGATACACGTGTGGAAGTAGAGTATTTGTTATCAGATGATGTGAGTGTGCGTGGGATACGAGATGAGCGACGTGATGTTGGTGGTGAAGTTGAAATGCGGTGGAAGTTTTAA
- a CDS encoding FkbM family methyltransferase — protein MNSVLLKKDKLFPFIKQYLPDNPIIVEAGAFNGTDTKLLSQFWPQATVHAFEPVPEIFTLLSNNTYSLSNVVRHNIALSDANGERTFYLSEKPSAPGKPFPAGSLHEPQDRLQWSPAVYNRTIIVPTITLDAWARAHAIHHIDFLWLDLQGHELSVLKAAPTILATVRTIYVEVQFVHAYKDQPLYEEVRNWLEEHGFVQVAHDFADQTSWFFGNALFVRS, from the coding sequence ATGAATTCTGTGTTGCTTAAAAAAGATAAGTTGTTTCCTTTTATCAAACAGTATCTTCCCGATAATCCCATTATTGTTGAAGCGGGTGCATTTAACGGTACTGATACTAAATTGCTGAGTCAGTTTTGGCCGCAGGCGACAGTGCATGCATTTGAGCCAGTTCCTGAAATTTTTACCTTGCTATCAAATAATACATATTCTCTTTCTAATGTGGTGCGGCATAATATTGCATTGAGTGATGCAAATGGTGAGCGCACTTTTTATCTTTCTGAAAAACCATCAGCACCCGGAAAACCATTCCCTGCAGGATCATTGCATGAACCGCAAGATCGATTGCAGTGGTCACCTGCTGTGTATAACCGTACGATCATTGTCCCAACAATCACGCTTGATGCATGGGCGCGTGCGCATGCAATACATCATATAGATTTTTTATGGCTTGATTTGCAGGGGCATGAACTGAGTGTGCTCAAGGCAGCGCCTACTATTCTTGCCACCGTGCGTACAATATATGTTGAGGTGCAATTTGTGCATGCCTATAAAGATCAACCTTTATATGAAGAAGTACGAAATTGGCTCGAAGAACATGGCTTTGTGCAAGTAGCGCATGATTTTGCGGATCAAACATCATGGTTTTTTGGCAATGCATTGTTTGTGCGGAGCTAG